The proteins below are encoded in one region of Ricinus communis isolate WT05 ecotype wild-type chromosome 6, ASM1957865v1, whole genome shotgun sequence:
- the LOC8279222 gene encoding anthocyanidin 3-O-glucosyltransferase UFGT-like gives MPTHKLATVWPLRQHVAVMAFPFGCHPLSLLKLVQKLAIAAPHTHFSFFNTTSSNNSLFFTSTASDLPCNVKAYNVADGAPMNHIISGHSVERVELFMKATPDNFREGLEIAMTEMGQINCLITDAFLLFGGAIAEDLNVPWIPVWIPVPHSLSAHIYSDMIRKHYNINNLSSDNDSRDPENILEKIPGLGELRIADLPDEVLLNETQESLLCYMLSQVGNVLPQASALVMNFYKELYSTPLLDDLKTKFPSLLNVGFLTLSIPPCPLPLSNADATGCLSWLDSQKPTSVAYISFGTVVNIPSSEIVELAEALEETKLPFLWSLRDNLISKLPQGFLDRTKLDGKVVPWAPQNQVLAHNSINVYITHCGANSVYESMANGVPMICRPVFADNRINARIVEDIWGIGVRIDDGVFTKKGVIKSLELVLENEEGRRIRRKVHALQQLVFKAAKANGHAAQDFKTLVEKCSLK, from the coding sequence ATGCCGACCCACAAGCTAGCAACCGTATGGCCATTAAGACAACATGTTGCCGTCATGGCATTCCCATTTGGCTGCCATCCTCTTTCTCTCTTGAAGCTAGTCCAGAAACTAGCAATTGCGGCTCCAcacactcatttttctttctttaacaCAACCAGCTCCAATAATTCTCTCTTCTTCACGTCGACAGCAAGCGATTTGCCTTGTAACGTAAAAGCGTACAATGTGGCTGATGGTGCCCCCATGAATCATATAATTTCAGGACATTCTGTAGAACGGGTGGAGCTATTTATGAAAGCTACACCAGATAATTTCAGAGAAGGGTTGGAAATTGCGATGACGGAGATGGGTCAAATCAATTGCTTGATAACAGATGCATTCTTGCTTTTTGGTGGGGCAATTGCTGAGGATTTGAATGTTCCTTGGATCCCAGTTTGGATCCCTGTGCCCCATTCTCTATCTGCGCATATTTATTCTGACATGATTCGTAAGCATTATAACATTAATAATCTTTCTAGTGACAATGATAGTAGAGATCCTGAAAATATCCTAGAAAAGATTCCAGGATTAGGTGAATTGCGGATTGCGGATTTACCTGATGAAGTGTTGCTGAATGAAACACAAGAAAGCCTCCTTTGTTACATGCTGAGTCAAGTTGGAAATGTACTTCCACAAGCAAGTGCTCTtgttatgaatttttataagGAACTTTACTCTACACCCTTATTAGACGACCTGAAGACCAAGTTTCCGAGCTTACTTAATGTTGGTTTTTTGACCCTTTCAATTCCACCATGCCCATTGCCATTATCTAATGCAGATGCAACCGGCTGTCTATCATGGTTGGATAGCCAGAAACCCACATCAGTAGCGTATATTAGCTTTGGAACTGTGGTCAACATTCCTTCTAGTGAGATAGTAGAACTAGCAGAAGCACTTGAAGAGACTAAACTTCCATTCCTTTGGTCACTTAGGGACaatttaattagcaaattgCCTCAAGGGTTTCTTGACAGGACTAAGTTGGACGGGAAGGTGGTTCCATGGGCACCACAGAATCAGGTTTTAGCAcacaattcaatcaatgtTTATATAACACACTGTGGAGCTAATTCTGTATATGAAAGTATGGCAAATGGAGTTCCAATGATCTGTAGGCCAGTCTTTGCTGATAATAGAATAAATGCACGAATAGTGGAGGATATATGGGGAATCGGTGTGAGAATTGATGATGGTGTATTCACAAAGAAAGGAGTAATCAAGAGCTTGGAGCTAGTCCTGGAAAATGAAGAAGGcagaagaataagaagaaaggTCCATGCCCTCCAACAGCTTGTTTTTAAGGCTGCTAAAGCTAATGGGCATGCCGCTCAAGATTTCAAAACTTTGGTGGAAAAATGTTCATTAAAGTAA
- the LOC8279221 gene encoding L-type lectin-domain containing receptor kinase IX.1 isoform X1, translating into MAALVVQHISNRSISGTKTLASSENGRLGLSNATDVHPFVAVEFDTGYSPNWDPSDREEHIGIDVNSFLSAKLTNWTFNDVENGGKVQAWIEYNSRSKKLSVNVSNGYEGNRQGKYSYNLDRTVDFRNFLSDYVTVGFSAATTIDLFEEHEIYSWEFNSTLQLDEKKKPTPKGWLWALLGTNGVWILVAAVLSLVYFGHWRKKKKRQQKEGSRPVSFTEKKFENETGPRSFSYEELVVATSNFADDRILGKGGFGMVYIGFLSNIGSCIAVKKITSESEQGLKAYASEVKTISRLRHRNLVQLLGWCRKDQELHIVYEFMTNKSLDFHLFNKTGLLRWKNRYGIALGLASGLLYLHEECEQCVLHRDIKSSNVLLDSNFDAKLGDFGLARLVEHGQGSYTTRLMGTVGYVSPEYLESSMATKESDVYSFGVVALEIATGKPAFMEVDGNNGMKCKVKLVEWVWEQYRTGNIFGAADPQLNRDYVKEEMECLVVVGLACAHPSHCHRLSIREAIDVLKAKAALPILPSEIPVPPNTVSSQANMNMFSGSSSLGVSVNTQSSSAATSF; encoded by the exons ATGGCAGCATTGGTCGTGCAACATATTTCAAATCGATCCATCTCTGGGACAAAGACTCTG GCTTCATCAGAAAATGGACGTCTTGGTCTTTCGAATGCAACCGATGTGCATCCATTTGTTGCTGTGGAGTTTGATACAGGATATAGTCCTAATTGGGACCCGAGTGATCGAGAGGAGCACATAGGTATTGATGTCAACTCATTTCTCTCTGCCAAACTCACAAACTGGACTTTCAATGATGTTGAAAATGGGGGAAAAGTTCAAGCTTGGATCGAATATAATTCCCGTTCAAAGAAATTAAGTGTTAATGTAAGTAATGGTTATGAAGGAAATCGCCAAGGGAAATATTCGTATAACCTTGACCGCACTGtagattttagaaattttttatcgGACTATGTTACTGTTGGCTTCTCAGCAGCCACTACCATAGATTTGTTTGAGGAGCATGAGATTTACTCTTGGGAATTTAACTCAACCTTACAActtgatgaaaagaaaaagccgACCCCTAAAGGTTGGCTATGGGCTCTCTTGGGTACTAATGGCGTATGGATTTTGGTTGCAGCGGTTCTGAGTTTGGTTTATTTTGGCCActggaggaagaagaagaaaagacagCAGAAAGAAGGTAGCAGGCCAGTATCGTTcacagaaaagaaatttgagaacGAGACTGGACCGAGGAGTTTTTCATACGAGGAACTAGTTGTTGCCACAAGCAACTTCGCCGATGATCGAATTCTTGGTAAGGGAGGGTTTGGAATGGTTTATATTGGTTTCTTGAGCAATATTGGATCATGTATTGCTGTGAAAAAGATAACTTCAGAATCTGAACAGGGATTGAAAGCTTATGCATCAGAAGTGAAAACCATCAGCCGATTAAGGCACAGGAACTTGGTCCAACTCCTTGGTTGGTGTCGGAAGGATCAAGAACTTCACATTGTGTACGAGTTCATGACAAATAAGAGCCTGGATTTCCATCTCTTTAACAAAACAGGCTTGTTGAGATGGAAAAACAGGTATGGAATAGCTTTGGGCTTGGCCTCAGGATTGCTTTACTTGCATGAAGAATGTGAGCAGTGTGTTCTGCATCGCGATATTAAATCAAGCAATGTGTTGTTAGATTCTAACTTCGACGCTAAGCTTGGTGATTTTGGGCTGGCTAGACTTGTTGAACACGGCCAAGGTTCATACACTACAAGATTGATGGGGACAGTCGGATATGTATCTCCTGAGTATTTAGAAAGCAGCATGGCTACCAAGGAATCAGATGTTTACAGCTTTGGCGTAGTTGCATTAGAAATAGCAACCGGAAAGCCTGCTTTTATGGAAGTTGATGGAAATAATGGCATGAAATGTAAGGTGAAACTAGTGGAGTGGGTTTGGGAACAGTATCGAACAGGAAATATTTTTGGTGCAGCAGATCCACAATTGAATCGAGATTATGTCAAGGAAGAGATGGAATGTTTGGTTGTCGTTGGGCTTGCTTGTGCTCATCCAAGCCACTGTCATCGTCTATCAATCAGGGAAGCAATCGATGTGCTGAAGGCTAAAGCTGCATTGCCCATATTGCCGTCAGAGATACCTGTGCCACCAAATACTGTATCTAGTCAAGCCAACATGAATATGTTTTCTGGATCTTCATCCCTTGGTGTTAGTGTCAACACTCAGTCATCATCTGCTGCAACTTCTTTCTAG
- the LOC8279221 gene encoding L-type lectin-domain containing receptor kinase IX.1 isoform X2, with protein sequence MEIIIHVNLHLRPYNHMSFCSIIILLLMVFAFPYNVQTETTSFNFTEFTQTMSDIVFEGDATVVSRAIKLTKSFDDLNSNGSIGRATYFKSIHLWDKDSGNVSDFTTYFSFTINSKGNKNRGNGFAFFLANNGSKLQASSENGRLGLSNATDVHPFVAVEFDTGYSPNWDPSDREEHIAVLSLVYFGHWRKKKKRQQKEGSRPVSFTEKKFENETGPRSFSYEELVVATSNFADDRILGKGGFGMVYIGFLSNIGSCIAVKKITSESEQGLKAYASEVKTISRLRHRNLVQLLGWCRKDQELHIVYEFMTNKSLDFHLFNKTGLLRWKNRYGIALGLASGLLYLHEECEQCVLHRDIKSSNVLLDSNFDAKLGDFGLARLVEHGQGSYTTRLMGTVGYVSPEYLESSMATKESDVYSFGVVALEIATGKPAFMEVDGNNGMKCKVKLVEWVWEQYRTGNIFGAADPQLNRDYVKEEMECLVVVGLACAHPSHCHRLSIREAIDVLKAKAALPILPSEIPVPPNTVSSQANMNMFSGSSSLGVSVNTQSSSAATSF encoded by the exons ATGGAAATTATCATCCACGTTAACTTGCATCTCAGACCCTACAACCATATGTCTTTCTGCTCAATCATCATCCTACTCTTAATGGTGTTTGCTTTCCCTTACAATGTCCAAACAGAAACAACTTCTTTCAATTTCACCGAATTCACCCAGACTATGTCCGATATCGTGTTCGAAGGAGACGCAACTGTAGTTAGTCGCGCAATTAAACTAACTAAATCCTTTGATGATTTGAATTCTAATGGCAGCATTGGTCGTGCAACATATTTCAAATCGATCCATCTCTGGGACAAAGACTCTGGTAATGTTTCAGACTTCactacttatttttctttcactatCAACTCCAAAGGCAATAAGAACAGAGGCAATGGATTTGCATTCTTCCTCGCTAACAATGGCTCCAAACTCCAGGCTTCATCAGAAAATGGACGTCTTGGTCTTTCGAATGCAACCGATGTGCATCCATTTGTTGCTGTGGAGTTTGATACAGGATATAGTCCTAATTGGGACCCGAGTGATCGAGAGGAGCACATAG CGGTTCTGAGTTTGGTTTATTTTGGCCActggaggaagaagaagaaaagacagCAGAAAGAAGGTAGCAGGCCAGTATCGTTcacagaaaagaaatttgagaacGAGACTGGACCGAGGAGTTTTTCATACGAGGAACTAGTTGTTGCCACAAGCAACTTCGCCGATGATCGAATTCTTGGTAAGGGAGGGTTTGGAATGGTTTATATTGGTTTCTTGAGCAATATTGGATCATGTATTGCTGTGAAAAAGATAACTTCAGAATCTGAACAGGGATTGAAAGCTTATGCATCAGAAGTGAAAACCATCAGCCGATTAAGGCACAGGAACTTGGTCCAACTCCTTGGTTGGTGTCGGAAGGATCAAGAACTTCACATTGTGTACGAGTTCATGACAAATAAGAGCCTGGATTTCCATCTCTTTAACAAAACAGGCTTGTTGAGATGGAAAAACAGGTATGGAATAGCTTTGGGCTTGGCCTCAGGATTGCTTTACTTGCATGAAGAATGTGAGCAGTGTGTTCTGCATCGCGATATTAAATCAAGCAATGTGTTGTTAGATTCTAACTTCGACGCTAAGCTTGGTGATTTTGGGCTGGCTAGACTTGTTGAACACGGCCAAGGTTCATACACTACAAGATTGATGGGGACAGTCGGATATGTATCTCCTGAGTATTTAGAAAGCAGCATGGCTACCAAGGAATCAGATGTTTACAGCTTTGGCGTAGTTGCATTAGAAATAGCAACCGGAAAGCCTGCTTTTATGGAAGTTGATGGAAATAATGGCATGAAATGTAAGGTGAAACTAGTGGAGTGGGTTTGGGAACAGTATCGAACAGGAAATATTTTTGGTGCAGCAGATCCACAATTGAATCGAGATTATGTCAAGGAAGAGATGGAATGTTTGGTTGTCGTTGGGCTTGCTTGTGCTCATCCAAGCCACTGTCATCGTCTATCAATCAGGGAAGCAATCGATGTGCTGAAGGCTAAAGCTGCATTGCCCATATTGCCGTCAGAGATACCTGTGCCACCAAATACTGTATCTAGTCAAGCCAACATGAATATGTTTTCTGGATCTTCATCCCTTGGTGTTAGTGTCAACACTCAGTCATCATCTGCTGCAACTTCTTTCTAG
- the LOC8279220 gene encoding L-type lectin-domain containing receptor kinase IX.1 isoform X2, with translation MSIRIIICDDLHRQCYCRFLFIFFLSILFVHLPLLSAISFNYPDFSNPQNLNRSEEVGFLPNGILSLTRNTADSSNLIDSVGRAVYSQEMHLWDNATGKVADFVTHFSFNISMLEPPFGGDGITFFLEPSGSQVPDHAWGGCLALISNCSDFNTTGKAVVAVEFDTYQNEWDPSDNHVGIIVNSIKSVANITWSRSIKNGSKANAWVTYNSQTRNLTSTGFRTEIHNILSWEFNSTEISTKPDVGTGGGGGNNIGLIVGCVIGGLAVVGGLFSVLVFYGRRNKGKKDDDDDDDDAATDDSMDHEFQQGTGPKRFSYKELVQATNNFSEEGKLGEGGFGGVYRGYLSDLSVAVKRVTKGSKQGRKEYMSEVKIISKLRHKNLVQLVGWCHEKGELLLIYELMPNGSLDSHLFRGENMLSWAVRRNIALGLASALLYLHEEWEQCVVHRDIKSSNVMLDSNFNTKLGDFGLARLMDTNETGLKTGLAGTFGYMAPEYISTGKASKGSDVFSFGVVALEIACGRRSMESRDVEAQISLVSWAWESYGNGRILDVVDRRLSMDFNVEEMECLLIVGLWCAHPDYSLRPSIRQALQVLNFEAALPNLPAKMPVPKYDVPSSSSTEPLLSTVYTTDAGKRGSQRIGQHK, from the exons ATGTCCATCAGAATAATAATCTGTGATGATCTTCATCGCCAATGTTACTGCCGTttcttattcatatttttcttgtcCATCTTATTTGTACATCTTCCTTTACTGTCGGCAATATCTTTCAATTACCCTGATTTCTCAAACCCTCAAAACTTGAACAGATCTGAAGAAGTCGGCTTTTTACCTAATGGAATCTTATCACTCACTAGAAACACTGCTGATAGTAGTAACCTTATCGACAGCGTTGGCCGAGCTGTATATTCCCAAGAGATGCATCTTTGGGATAATGCAACCGGCAAAGTTGCAGATTTTGTTACTCATTTTTCCTTTAACATATCGATGCTTGAACCGCCTTTTGGCGGCGATGGGATTACCTTCTTCCTGGAGCCTAGTGGCTCTCAAGTTCCTGATCATGCTTGGGGAGGCTGCCTTGCACTAATTAGCAATTGTTCTGATTTTAATACAACAGGAAAAGCAGTAGTAGCTGTTGAATTTGATACTTACCAGAATGAATGGGATCCAAGCGATAATCACGTTGGAATTATTGTCAACTCGATTAAGTCAGTTGCTAACATCACATGGAGTAGAAGTATTAAAAATGGATCAAAGGCTAATGCTTGGGTCACATATAATTCTCAGACAAGAAATTTGA CTTCAACTGGTTTTCGTACAGAGATACATAATATTCTTTCGTGGGAATTCAACTCCACAGAAATTTCAACAAAGCCAGACGTTGGTACTGGCGGCGGAGGAGGAAATAACATCGGTTTGATAGTTGGTTGTGTGATTGGTGGACTTGCTGTGGTTGGTGGATTGTTCTCAGTCCTAGTCTTTTATGGGAGAAGAAATAAAGGCaaaaaagatgatgatgacgatgatgatgatgcaGCAACAGATGATTCTATGGATCATGAATTCCAGCAAGGAACTGGGCCTAAGAGGTTCTCTTATAAAGAATTGGTTCAAGCCACGAATAATTTCTCTGAAGAAGGGAAACTTGGGGAAGGAGGATTTGGAGGAGTATACAGAGGATACTTGTCAGATTTAAGTGTTGCAGTGAAAAGGGTAACTAAAGGGTCTAAACAAGGAAGAAAGGAGTATATGTCTGAGGTGAAAATCATTAGTAAGTTAAGGCATAAAAATCTTGTACAACTTGTAGGTTGGTGCCATGAAAAGGGTGAGCTACTTCTTATCTACGAGCTCATGCCTAATGGAAGTCTCGATTCGCATCTCTTTAGAGGAGAAAATATGCTTTCTTGGGCAGTGAGGCGTAATATAGCCCTGGGGTTAGCTTCAGCATTGTTGTATCTTCATGAAGAATGGGAACAATGTGTAGTGCATAGAGATATTAAATCGAGCAATGTGATGCTGGATTCAAACTTCAACACCAAGCTTGGAGACTTTGGCTTGGCAAGGCTCATGGATACTAATGAGACAGGACTAAAGACTGGGTTGGCTGGGACGTTTGGTTACATGGCACCAGAATATATTAGCACAGGAAAAGCTAGTAAAGGTTCAGATGTCTTCAGCTTTGGTGTTGTGGCACTGGAAATAGCATGTGGGAGAAGATCAATGGAATCAAGGGACGTAGAGGCACAGATTTCATTGGTGTCTTGGGCTTGGGAATCATACGGAAATGGGAGGATTCTTGATGTAGTTGATAGGAGATTGAGCATGGATTTCAATGTAGAAGAGATGGAATGTTTGTTGATAGTTGGATTATGGTGTGCTCATCCAGATTACAGTCTTAGGCCATCAATAAGGCAAGCATTACAGGTTCTCAACTTCGAAGCTGCATTGCCAAATCTTCCTGCAAAGATGCCTGTTCCAAAGTATGACGTGCCTTCCTCTTCTTCAACAGAACCTTTACTTTCCACTGTATATACCACTG ATGCAGGGAAGAGAGGCTCACAAAGGATAGGCCAACACAAATAG
- the LOC8279220 gene encoding L-type lectin-domain containing receptor kinase IX.1 isoform X1, with the protein MSIRIIICDDLHRQCYCRFLFIFFLSILFVHLPLLSAISFNYPDFSNPQNLNRSEEVGFLPNGILSLTRNTADSSNLIDSVGRAVYSQEMHLWDNATGKVADFVTHFSFNISMLEPPFGGDGITFFLEPSGSQVPDHAWGGCLALISNCSDFNTTGKAVVAVEFDTYQNEWDPSDNHVGIIVNSIKSVANITWSRSIKNGSKANAWVTYNSQTRNLSMFLTYADNPVFNGNSSLSYEIDLSKVLPEFVTVGFSASTGFRTEIHNILSWEFNSTEISTKPDVGTGGGGGNNIGLIVGCVIGGLAVVGGLFSVLVFYGRRNKGKKDDDDDDDDAATDDSMDHEFQQGTGPKRFSYKELVQATNNFSEEGKLGEGGFGGVYRGYLSDLSVAVKRVTKGSKQGRKEYMSEVKIISKLRHKNLVQLVGWCHEKGELLLIYELMPNGSLDSHLFRGENMLSWAVRRNIALGLASALLYLHEEWEQCVVHRDIKSSNVMLDSNFNTKLGDFGLARLMDTNETGLKTGLAGTFGYMAPEYISTGKASKGSDVFSFGVVALEIACGRRSMESRDVEAQISLVSWAWESYGNGRILDVVDRRLSMDFNVEEMECLLIVGLWCAHPDYSLRPSIRQALQVLNFEAALPNLPAKMPVPKYDVPSSSSTEPLLSTVYTTDAGKRGSQRIGQHK; encoded by the exons ATGTCCATCAGAATAATAATCTGTGATGATCTTCATCGCCAATGTTACTGCCGTttcttattcatatttttcttgtcCATCTTATTTGTACATCTTCCTTTACTGTCGGCAATATCTTTCAATTACCCTGATTTCTCAAACCCTCAAAACTTGAACAGATCTGAAGAAGTCGGCTTTTTACCTAATGGAATCTTATCACTCACTAGAAACACTGCTGATAGTAGTAACCTTATCGACAGCGTTGGCCGAGCTGTATATTCCCAAGAGATGCATCTTTGGGATAATGCAACCGGCAAAGTTGCAGATTTTGTTACTCATTTTTCCTTTAACATATCGATGCTTGAACCGCCTTTTGGCGGCGATGGGATTACCTTCTTCCTGGAGCCTAGTGGCTCTCAAGTTCCTGATCATGCTTGGGGAGGCTGCCTTGCACTAATTAGCAATTGTTCTGATTTTAATACAACAGGAAAAGCAGTAGTAGCTGTTGAATTTGATACTTACCAGAATGAATGGGATCCAAGCGATAATCACGTTGGAATTATTGTCAACTCGATTAAGTCAGTTGCTAACATCACATGGAGTAGAAGTATTAAAAATGGATCAAAGGCTAATGCTTGGGTCACATATAATTCTCAGACAAGAAATTTGAGTATGTTCTTGACTTATGCTGATAATCCTGTTTTTAACGGGAATTCTAGCCTCTCCTATGAAATTGATCTGTCAAAAGTTTTGCCTGAATTTGTCACTGTTGGATTTTCAGCTTCAACTGGTTTTCGTACAGAGATACATAATATTCTTTCGTGGGAATTCAACTCCACAGAAATTTCAACAAAGCCAGACGTTGGTACTGGCGGCGGAGGAGGAAATAACATCGGTTTGATAGTTGGTTGTGTGATTGGTGGACTTGCTGTGGTTGGTGGATTGTTCTCAGTCCTAGTCTTTTATGGGAGAAGAAATAAAGGCaaaaaagatgatgatgacgatgatgatgatgcaGCAACAGATGATTCTATGGATCATGAATTCCAGCAAGGAACTGGGCCTAAGAGGTTCTCTTATAAAGAATTGGTTCAAGCCACGAATAATTTCTCTGAAGAAGGGAAACTTGGGGAAGGAGGATTTGGAGGAGTATACAGAGGATACTTGTCAGATTTAAGTGTTGCAGTGAAAAGGGTAACTAAAGGGTCTAAACAAGGAAGAAAGGAGTATATGTCTGAGGTGAAAATCATTAGTAAGTTAAGGCATAAAAATCTTGTACAACTTGTAGGTTGGTGCCATGAAAAGGGTGAGCTACTTCTTATCTACGAGCTCATGCCTAATGGAAGTCTCGATTCGCATCTCTTTAGAGGAGAAAATATGCTTTCTTGGGCAGTGAGGCGTAATATAGCCCTGGGGTTAGCTTCAGCATTGTTGTATCTTCATGAAGAATGGGAACAATGTGTAGTGCATAGAGATATTAAATCGAGCAATGTGATGCTGGATTCAAACTTCAACACCAAGCTTGGAGACTTTGGCTTGGCAAGGCTCATGGATACTAATGAGACAGGACTAAAGACTGGGTTGGCTGGGACGTTTGGTTACATGGCACCAGAATATATTAGCACAGGAAAAGCTAGTAAAGGTTCAGATGTCTTCAGCTTTGGTGTTGTGGCACTGGAAATAGCATGTGGGAGAAGATCAATGGAATCAAGGGACGTAGAGGCACAGATTTCATTGGTGTCTTGGGCTTGGGAATCATACGGAAATGGGAGGATTCTTGATGTAGTTGATAGGAGATTGAGCATGGATTTCAATGTAGAAGAGATGGAATGTTTGTTGATAGTTGGATTATGGTGTGCTCATCCAGATTACAGTCTTAGGCCATCAATAAGGCAAGCATTACAGGTTCTCAACTTCGAAGCTGCATTGCCAAATCTTCCTGCAAAGATGCCTGTTCCAAAGTATGACGTGCCTTCCTCTTCTTCAACAGAACCTTTACTTTCCACTGTATATACCACTG ATGCAGGGAAGAGAGGCTCACAAAGGATAGGCCAACACAAATAG
- the LOC8279216 gene encoding uncharacterized protein LOC8279216 — MGLMGLLFKVAVECFDVLAWPLFALGYPLYASVQAIESNSKSDTRKLITYWVCFSLLLLLEHALAKQLNWLSYWLYIKLTIVGCLVVPRFDGSFYVYKHIVHPYLSMDPHVVLNWFIKLKQFLNQDNLLVEVKSESKETAPDALVNLAGSFTAFKGRQIEPDFGLSRNRPSVEIKEMTYATISGRDFDILPSKKVQKEWTCAVCQITTTSETDLILHLQGRQHENACEKLNSKNQASNAKTPASAKTNVLLDSKEMGISTIAGSDTPDKQHLKGVQKMLICSVCQETATSVTDFISHLRGNRHVDACGKPKAKEQTLKSNVSLSSASTNSPSDPGCNLPNILQSNSTQSPWTCAICEVITTRKMDLISHFQGKRHEDALDKLKVKIETSRRNIFPATMETSAPPENKGMAGSNHPDELHGKNFQQPWTCGICEVTVQGEATILSHLQGRRHVNACEKLKTPVQTPKRAISPVSIGNQSN; from the exons ATGGGTCTAATGGGTCTTCTCTTCAAGGTTGCAGTGGAGTGCTTTGATGTTCTTGCATG GCCTCTCTTTGCATTGGGCTATCCTTT ATATGCTTCTGTTCAAGCAATTGAGAGTAATTCAAAGTCGGACACCCGGAAGCTGATCACTTATTGGGTCTGCTTTTCCTTGCTTTTGCTGCTTGAACATGCTTTGGCCAAGCAACTAAACTG GTTGTCCTATTGGCTTTACATTAAGCTAACAATTGTCGGCTGCTTGGTTGTACCTCGTTTTGATGGATCCTTTTATGTCTATAAACACATTGTTCATCCATACCTTTCTATGGATCCACACGTTGTCCTCAACTGGTTCATCAAGCTGAAGCAATTCTTGAACCAAGATAACCTTCTAGTCGAGGTGAAGAGTGAATCAAAAGAAACTGCACCTGATGCTTTGGTGAATCTTGCTGGTTCTTTTACAGCTTTCAAG GGAAGACAAATAGAACCTGACTTTGGTCTGTCAAGAAACAGACCATCTGTGGAGATCAAAGAAATGACATATGCAACAATATCAGGTAGAGATTTCGACATACTACCTTCTAAGAAAGTTCAAAAGGAATGGACTTGTGCTGTCTGTCAGATCACAACTACAAGTGAGACAGACCTCATTTTACATCTTCAAGGAAGGCAACATGAGAATGCTTGTGAGAAGCTGAATTCTAAGAACCAGGCATCCAATGCCAAGACTCCTGCTTCAGCGAAAACAAATGTACTTCTGGATAGTAAAGAAATGGGAATCTCAACCATAGCAGGTAGTGATACTCCTGACAAACAACATCTGAAGGGTGTCCAAAAGATGTTGATTTGTTCTGTATGTCAAGAAACAGCCACAAGTGTGACAGACTTTATTTCTCATCTTCGAGGAAACCGGCATGTGGATGCTTGTGGAAAGCCGAAAGCCAAGGAACAGACATTGAAAAGCAATGTCTCCCTTTCTTCCGCATCAACTAATTCACCTTCTGATCCTGGTTGCAATCTTCCTAACATACTGCAATCTAATAGCACTCAATCACCATGGACTTGTGCTATTTGTGAAGTAATAACCACAAGGAAGATGGACCTCATTTCGCATTTTCAGGGAAAGCGGCATGAGGATGCTCTAGATAAGCTGAAAGTCAAGATTGAGACATCAAGAAGAAATATTTTCCCTGCTACAATGGAAACATCTGCTCCTCCAGAGAACAAAGGAATGGCAGGTAGCAATCATCCTGATGAACTACATGGTAAGAATTTTCAACAGCCTTGGACTTGTGGTATTTGTGAGGTAACAGTCCAAGGCGAGGCAACCATTCTTTCACATCTTCAAGGAAGGCGACATGTGAATGCTTGTGAGAAGCTGAAAACCCCAGTACAGACACCGAAAAGGGCTATTTCCCCTGTTTCAATTGGAAATCAATCTAATTAA